In Ignavibacteriales bacterium, a single window of DNA contains:
- a CDS encoding NupC/NupG family nucleoside CNT transporter, translated as MDTSTVVRGLIGIIIIIGIAFLFSNNKKRINWKLVASGLGIQIIFAILIILHEPLTAFFYPLGLPKLIIDWLGTAVVSLLGFTIEGAKFVFGNLAVNYGPESLGFFFAFQVLPTIIFVSSLTSVLYYLGILQRVVQGMAWIMAKLMGTSGAESLSNTGNIFVGQTEAPLLIRPYIATMTQSELLTIMVGGMATIAGGVMAAYIQMLGQSFAAIQGTDIATAQLTFAVKLLAASVMAAPASLAISKIIYPEVGDPLTKGTVKLKIEQNSSNVIEAAATGASDGLQLALNVGGMLLAFIAFIALLNYLLLQFGDITGINSYLMSTIKQPLSMQVVFGTILQYLAFAIGVPWNDSFIFGSLLGTKVVLNEFVAYLDLATFIKQGVMSDKGITMATFALCGFANFSSIAIQIGGISPMAPERKKDLASLGLRAVVGGTLSTLLTATIAGILLG; from the coding sequence ATGGATACATCAACTGTAGTACGCGGACTGATAGGGATAATTATAATCATTGGAATTGCATTTTTGTTTTCCAATAACAAAAAGAGAATAAATTGGAAATTAGTCGCTTCAGGTTTAGGGATACAAATTATTTTTGCGATTTTGATTATTCTACATGAACCTTTAACCGCATTCTTCTATCCTCTTGGTTTACCGAAACTTATTATTGATTGGTTAGGAACTGCTGTTGTGAGTTTATTGGGTTTTACAATTGAAGGCGCTAAATTTGTTTTCGGAAATTTAGCAGTCAACTATGGTCCGGAAAGCTTGGGGTTCTTTTTTGCTTTTCAAGTTCTCCCAACTATCATTTTTGTTTCTTCACTCACATCTGTTTTATATTATCTCGGTATTTTACAGCGTGTTGTCCAAGGAATGGCATGGATAATGGCTAAATTAATGGGTACAAGCGGAGCAGAATCTTTATCGAATACAGGAAATATTTTCGTCGGTCAAACCGAAGCTCCCCTTTTGATACGCCCTTACATAGCAACAATGACTCAATCGGAATTGCTAACAATTATGGTCGGTGGAATGGCAACAATCGCAGGTGGCGTCATGGCAGCATATATTCAGATGCTCGGACAATCGTTCGCAGCAATTCAAGGGACAGACATCGCTACCGCTCAGCTAACATTCGCAGTCAAATTATTAGCTGCCAGTGTCATGGCTGCACCTGCTTCTTTAGCCATATCAAAAATAATTTATCCAGAGGTTGGAGATCCCCTCACCAAGGGTACAGTAAAATTAAAGATTGAGCAAAACTCATCCAATGTCATCGAGGCTGCAGCAACAGGGGCTTCCGATGGGCTTCAATTAGCATTGAATGTCGGCGGTATGTTATTGGCATTCATTGCTTTCATAGCGTTGCTTAATTATCTGCTTTTACAATTCGGCGACATAACTGGAATCAATTCTTATCTGATGTCGACGATTAAACAACCATTAAGCATGCAAGTTGTTTTTGGAACCATATTACAATATCTGGCATTCGCCATCGGAGTTCCTTGGAACGATTCATTTATCTTTGGCAGTTTATTAGGAACAAAAGTAGTGTTGAATGAATTTGTTGCATACCTTGATCTCGCTACTTTCATTAAACAGGGTGTAATGTCTGATAAAGGTATCACGATGGCGACATTCGCCCTCTGTGGATTTGCAAACTTTTCATCAATTGCTATTCAAATTGGTGGCATCAGTCCAATGGCACCGGAGAGAAAAAAAGATTTGGCATCATTAGGACTTAGGGCAGTAGTCGGAGGCACATTGTCAACCCTCTTAACTGCAACAATAGCAGGAATTTTATTGGGATGA
- a CDS encoding purine-nucleoside phosphorylase, whose product MKKTRTKSLEDHLKESVKAIRTQVKLKPKIAIILGSGLGEFAETISSPTIIDTHTIPHYPLSSVEGHKGRLIFGKIGKAALLAFQGRVHFYETGNIETILYPIRVALALGIKTLIVTNAAGGINNRFTPGDLMLITDHLNLTFQNPLGSKSSPQRNRALYDIDMQRTINEVARSAGIHLQSGIYCGLKGPSYETASEVRMICKLGADAVGMSTVNEVSLAVSLGMRVAGFSCITNLSTGISDKKLSHQEVTEVADRVKHTFSRLITGVVEAVG is encoded by the coding sequence ATGAAAAAAACTCGAACAAAATCGTTAGAAGATCATCTAAAAGAATCTGTTAAAGCAATTAGAACTCAAGTAAAACTTAAACCTAAAATTGCTATTATTCTCGGATCTGGTTTGGGAGAGTTTGCTGAAACAATCTCATCTCCGACCATCATCGACACTCATACCATTCCTCATTACCCTCTTTCTTCAGTGGAAGGACATAAAGGGAGACTGATATTTGGGAAAATTGGCAAGGCGGCACTTTTAGCATTTCAGGGTAGAGTACATTTTTATGAAACTGGAAATATAGAAACAATTTTATATCCCATCCGGGTTGCACTTGCTTTAGGTATTAAAACATTAATTGTAACAAATGCTGCAGGTGGTATAAACAATCGATTTACACCCGGTGATCTAATGTTGATTACAGACCATCTGAATTTAACATTTCAAAATCCATTAGGTAGTAAGTCGTCGCCACAGCGTAACCGTGCATTATACGATATCGATATGCAAAGGACCATTAACGAGGTTGCGAGATCGGCTGGCATTCATTTGCAATCCGGAATCTACTGTGGCCTTAAAGGTCCAAGTTATGAGACGGCATCCGAAGTCAGGATGATTTGCAAGTTGGGAGCAGACGCCGTTGGGATGTCTACTGTGAATGAAGTCTCCCTCGCAGTCAGTTTGGGAATGCGAGTTGCCGGATTTTCGTGCATTACGAACTTATCCACTGGGATATCAGATAAAAAACTTTCACATCAGGAAGTGACAGAAGTTGCAGACCGGGTGAAACATACATTCAGTAGATTGATAACCGGTGTTGTAGAAGCAGTCGGTTAA